A stretch of Oreochromis aureus strain Israel breed Guangdong linkage group 11, ZZ_aureus, whole genome shotgun sequence DNA encodes these proteins:
- the LOC120442715 gene encoding C3a anaphylatoxin chemotactic receptor-like — MEMTNNSFVQINTTAAPDKNDSVYGDKYDGLRQSLNTVSLILYSLAFVLGVLGNGVVIWVTGFKMKKTVNTVWYLNLAVADFLFTAFLPLSVTYLASGFHWPFGKFMCKLNTTISSLNMFASVYILVVISVDRCVSVVWPIWAQNHRNVRNATYVSLCVWVVALIFSAPYFIFRDTEKVSENQILCFSNYALSDNYTAPSVIQLNKFRHLAMTITRLFLGFVVPFTVIVSCYAVIIHHLRRNRTMASQSTRTFKIVTAVIVTFFLCWAPFYIIGVIELVKFTSATHNKTLDLVTHVGMPLATSLAFLNSCFNPLLYVFMGHDFKDKVRKSIRNVLETVFQEEETRTRTYTGSVVTSQSKNSSDLNTEV; from the coding sequence ATGGAGATGACCAACAACTCTTTCGTTCAAATTAATACAACGGCTGCACCTGATAAAAATGACTCTGTGTATGGTGACAAGTATGATGGGCTGAGACAGTCTCTCAACACAGTGTCTCTAATCCTTTATTCCCTGGCCTTTGTCCTCGGTGTGCTCGGGAATGGAGTGGTTATCTGGGTGACCGGGttcaaaatgaagaaaactgttAACACAGTTTGGTACCTCAATCTTGCTGTGGCTGACTTCCTCTTCACTGCATTTCTGCCCCTCAGTGTGACTTACCTAGCTTCAGGTTTCCACTGGCCTTTTGGCAAGTTCATGTGCAAGCTGAACACCACCATCAGCTCTCTGAACATGTTTGCCAGTGTCTACATTCTGGTGGTGATCAGTGTGGACAGATGTGTGTCTGTGGTGTGGCCCATCTGGGCTCAGAACCACCGAAATGTACGCAATGCTACctatgtgagtctgtgtgtttgggtgGTGGCTTTGATTTTCAGTGCACCATACTTCATCTTCAGGGACACTGAGAAAGTGTCTGAAAACCAAATCCTCTGTTTCAGCAACTATGCTCTTTCTGATAACTATACAGCACCATCTGTAATTCAGTTAAACAAATTTCGTCATCTAGCCATGACTATCACTCGTCTCTTCCTGGGATTTGTAGTCCCCTTCACTGTCATTGTCTCCTGTTATGCTGTCATCATCCATCATCTGAGGAGAAACCGCACCATGGCCAGCCAATCAACACGCACGTTTAAAATTGTCACTGCTGTTATTGTCACTTTTTTCCTGTGTTGGGCTCCCTTTTACATAATTGGCGTAATTGAACTAGTGAAATTCACGTCTGCTACTCACAACAAAACATTAGACCTTGTCACACATGTCGGGATGCCTCTGGCCACCAGTCTGGCCTTTCTCAACAGCTGCTTCAATCCACTGCTGTATGTGTTCATGGGCCATGATTTTAAGGACAAAGTCCGCAAATCTATCCGAAATGTTTTGGAGACTGTCTTCCAGGAAGAGGAGACACGCACTCGCACTTACACAGGGTCAGTGGTCACCAGTCAAAGCAAAAATAGCTCAGATTTGAATACTGAGGTATAA